AGCATTCTGTACGCGTCGGATGCGCCACCGCCACTGTATCTGTGCATCGAGTGCGCCAACGAGATACATCGCGATCATCGGAATCTTACTTTCGGCGACATTTTACATCCGATGCAGCAGGTATCGATGGTGTGCGAGAACAAAGTAAGTAAAACGTGCTTCAAGCCGTTCAAAGCCGTACCATTAATTAGTTAGTAATGTTCATAATAATTATTTCTCTCCactttgaaattgaaattttagaaTTGCCGCTCGCACGAGAAATCTGCTGTATCGATCTGCTTTTCAAACGAGTGTGCCAGCTACAATGGCAACCATCCAATACGTTACTGTCTGCAGTGTCACGGCAATCGGCACAATAGCCGCCGTGGCATCGATCACATCGTTCATCGGAGCCTGccaccgatgatgatgatggatgcCGAGATGCAAACGTATCTGGTGGAGTCTGTAATCAGTCTTCTGCGCGAAGCGAAACCCCTTAACGTGGACTTTCGCAAGGACTCGTCAATGATGGAAACAAAAGGCAATGCTTCCGGACAGAATGGAGGTGGTGAGCAACAGGTCGACTATTTGACGCTCGAGGAGCGCCAACTGCTTGGACGGTACGGCATATGGCTACTGGTGGGGCGCTGCACACCAACGGTCGATACGCCGGTGGAAATTTTGGGCCGACTGTTGTCAATGCTCTTCCACTGGTTCCACGTGACTGCATACTCATACGATGGGCAAACAGAGAGTACGCTGGAAAAGTTGAAGCAAGATCACATATGCAGCTGGCTAAAGGAAGTACGCATCAGCCACTACAAAGAGTTTATTGATTGCTTGCTACCCCATCCACCCGAGTACTCCCGCGTCGGAGGACACTGGGATTCGTTAGCTTCGCGAACGTCCCATCTGAAGGAGGGTCTACAGCGGTTGATTTGTTTGATACCGTACGAAATCATTACGCAGGAGATCTGGGACACGGTAATGCCGCACTGGATGGAAGCAATTACGAACGATGTCCCGGAAAAAGAGCTGATCGAGCTGAAGATCGTACTGAACAAGATACTGGATGCGGAAATGTCACCGCTTGGGTTTGACGCTAGAGCTATGTACAATTTCGTAGCAATACGGTTCGAGAAGACGACTGCCAaggtgcagcagcaggcgcTCTATTGGTTGCAGAATTTGACCAAGTTGGAGATTGTCATTCCGTTACCGCAGCTCTTTGCGATGTTTGGCGACGGCGTACGTATCATGAAGCATGGAGTACAGGcagaaataaacaaatccaaggATTCCAGCCGTGGTGGATCGAGCGGTGGAAGCGGTACCAAATTCGCCAAAGAAAGAGAGTTACAACCACCTAGACGTAGTTCCATTTGTAAgttcagaataaaaaaaataaaaaataaaaacaaaaaaacactacatGATCGATGTGCCATAATTTTCGTCCTCTTCAGCTCCCGTGGTCGAGGATGAATCTGGCAACACATCGGCTATTTCTGACGACGAAGTGCCCATGAGCAAGTGCATGGAGTTTTCGACCGATGCCGAACACAATCTCACATGTTGTGTACTGATGTTAGATATTCTGTTGCGCCAGGTGAGCGTTTGCGCCACACATggttatacattttttaaatttgtctTTTTCTCTGCTTTGGGATTTTAGATGGAGCTTCAGGAAATTGAGATGCATTCGGGCATTTACACGACCGTGGCCGACAACGTTTGCCGTTTGCTAAAGTGCATGGTAACAGCTGCTAATGTGGGCATGGGCAATCACAGCTGCCGGCTGATGGTAGGTTCTGTTTTGAATATTCGAAAACTGCTTTACAATAGAGTCTAT
This sequence is a window from Anopheles merus strain MAF chromosome 3R, AmerM5.1, whole genome shotgun sequence. Protein-coding genes within it:
- the LOC121595565 gene encoding protein unc-79 homolog isoform X2, with translation MTGSFRIQLINMNTRNAAFQAKLRCLHDFHVRLLANQAPGPTGSEVANTIKYFSQTLLTVLKDVPCSPLEMIKDPSLDQIRMSSYPNLEYQNLYNALTMLLDVASNIQSGLHLFGKAFLQCLGCILPFLDRDLIDNLPYLTASSISVLPPSLHQDIINYLCYYILPFTITRQSDDDQECHACQSVSAVIMLVFQYSTNPAHHCQLLECLMRLKHNVAKDLLCVIGYGTAMSRASAAKLLFYYWPAFDPNLFDRKGLLCKFTNDLVPFVCQRESCPNAGNAEAVKVCYDHCISILYASDAPPPLYLCIECANEIHRDHRNLTFGDILHPMQQVSMVCENKNCRSHEKSAVSICFSNECASYNGNHPIRYCLQCHGNRHNSRRGIDHIVHRSLPPMMMMDAEMQTYLVESVISLLREAKPLNVDFRKDSSMMETKGNASGQNGGGEQQVDYLTLEERQLLGRYGIWLLVGRCTPTVDTPVEILGRLLSMLFHWFHVTAYSYDGQTESTLEKLKQDHICSWLKEVRISHYKEFIDCLLPHPPEYSRVGGHWDSLASRTSHLKEGLQRLICLIPYEIITQEIWDTVMPHWMEAITNDVPEKELIELKIVLNKILDAEMSPLGFDARAMYNFVAIRFEKTTAKVQQQALYWLQNLTKLEIVIPLPQLFAMFGDGVRIMKHGVQAEINKSKDSSRGGSSGGSGTKFAKERELQPPRRSSISPVVEDESGNTSAISDDEVPMSKCMEFSTDAEHNLTCCVLMLDILLRQMELQEIEMHSGIYTTVADNVCRLLKCMVTAANVGMGNHSCRLMDCAYCETSVMWHQLSTKLVQYLAPVNPVNPPDPPMQMVIDDEKTRKSPPELEKEAKSNERDMSLSMAPLHIPLGPLDHDRHGGNSLGTIRPGCNNTFGKGGTGGGTICYVVRSRRRYCYGADCETECDWRKQL